The segment TTCGAGCTCTCGAGGACATACTTGCCAGCGCGTCTTCTGATTCTTCTGTTTCCGTGGAGATCTCTTTTTTGCAGGTGTGACACTCTTCTGTGTGGATATCTTTTTTTCATGTATATCGAAATAGTAGTATCACTTCAATGCTTAGGATCTGGTAATCTTGTTGAAGATTCAGAGACATCAGACGGAAACCTTGTGTGGATTTTGGAATGGTTCTACACCTTATATTAATATCCATGCCTAAGAatctatatttttcttcttgtaaTTCACAGCTTTATATGGAGACTATACAAGATCTTCTTGCACCTGAGAAAAACAACATTTCAATCAATGAGGATGGGAAGACTGGGGAAGTATCAGTACCAGGGGCGACAGTAGTTAACATTCAAGATCTAGACCATTTCTTTCAAGTTTTGCAAGTCGGTGAGACAAACCGCCATGCGGCGAATACAAAGATGAATACAGAATCCTCACGTAGTCATGCAATTCTTACGGTGTGTTGTGACATCTTAGAATATTTGGTCTCTTATGGTTCTTATTCGTTAAAGATAGTCCATATTTTGGATTAATGAAAGGTATATCTTCTGTGCAGGTTTATGTTAGGCGGGCTATGAATGAAAAGACTGAAACAGGAACTAAATCGCCAAAACCTGAATCTTTGGGAGATAGAGGCATTCCAAGAGTTAGAAAGAGCAAACTTCTAATTGTGGATCTTGCTGGCTCAGAAAGAATAAACAAATCTGGTTTGAACTCCTTTACTGTTCATATAACCACCCTTTCATGTTATATCAAGAGGTTATGATTGAGTTatatccttttttatttatttaaggcACTGATGGCCACTTGATTGAAGAGGCGAAATTCATTAATCTTTCACTGACATCGCTGGGAAAATGCATAAACGCATTAGCTGAAGGCAGTTCTCATATACCGACAAGAGATTCTAAGCTAACCAGGCTTCTTCGTGATTCTTTCGGGGGTTAGTTAATCAGAACTTTCTTGAGCCAtttataaaaacacaaactccTAAGCGTGGCTCACTTCTGCGTGTCTTAtacatttttcatgttaatCTAGTTAAGCTTGTGCGTATTACATagattttgaaattgttttctttttggcaCTGATCAAATAGGTTCTGCAAGGACTTCACTTATAATAACAATTGGGCCGTCTGCACGGTATCATGCAGAAACAACTAGCACAATAATGTTCGGACAAAGGGTCAGTTTCATATTTCTGTTGATCCATGATTATATCTATATCTGCAGATCGTAAACTGAGAAAGACACAGTTTTCTGATATTAGTAGTCTTTTATATCTTTCAGAGAATTTTTGAGTAAGGCCTTGTTGGTTTTCTCTTACTTTTACAGGCAATGAAAATAGTAAACATGGTAAAGCTTAAAGAAGAATTCGATTATGAAAGTTTGTGTCGGAAGCTTGAGACTCAGGTGGACCATCTTACTGCAGAAGTCGAAAGACAAACCAAACTTAGAAATAGTGAGAAGCACGAGTTGGAGAAAAGATTGAGAGAATGTGAAAACACTTTCGCTGAAGCAGAAAAAATCACGGCAAGGTCCAAGGTATTTGTCTCTCGTAATGATCGGCTACTCTTTTGTTTATATTGAACTATTGTCTAGTTTCTTGATATGATGCCTTTTATACTATTATCTGGTGCTTATATTTTGAGGGGTGTATCTGAATTACAGTTCCTGGAGAAGGAAAATGCCCGCTTGGAGCTCCGTATGAAAGAACTATTGAAGGATCTGGAAATGCAGAAAGATCAGTGTGATCTAATGCGTGATAAAGCCTCACAAttggagatgaacttgaaaaaaacaaaggtaCACTTCCTCTCATGTGCTCGTAGTTCGCTCAGCAActacttaaaatatattgttagtTGACTGACTACGACTTTCTTTCGTTTGATCTTTATTTAACTACTCACATAAGCTCTTGGTTGTTTTCTCTAACGGCTTGGCATCTGTATAAGATATATTTTAAGCAGTGTTCTTTTTTGGAGTTGTGTATGTATAGTTTCGTAGGCTCTGACAGTGTCTTTTTAACTGTTAGTAGCAACAGCAGCTGGAAAGTTCAGCATATAAGGAAAAACTTGCAGATGCCAGTCAAGTATATGAGAAAAAGATTGCGGATTTGGTTCAGCGGGTTGAGGATGAACAAGCCCGGTCAACAAAGGCCGAGCATCAGTTGAACgaaatgaaaaatgttttgaGTAATCAGCAGAAGTCTATTCATGTTAGTTAAtactaaaactttttttataaaaaaacaaatgcattAGTTTTGTGTTCagactaatgttttttttggtgttCTAGGAACAAGAGATAGGCAACTATCAATATCAAAGGGAACTTGCTGAAGCCACTTACACCTATGAATCTAAAATCGCGGAGCTGCAGAAGAAATTGGAAGATGAACATGCTCGGTCTAACTCTGCAGAGGAGCAACTTAGACAGATGAAAAGGATTATAAGCGATCGCCAAGTTTTATCACAGGTTATTGGCTTATTCCTGATTTTTAAGAATGATACTTTCAGCTTTATGTTTctgtcttctttttttaaatcttttcaGCATGATAAATGTTTATTTTGTGCTTCAGCTCTCGCAGAACTTTATGTcttccaactttttttttctcttggtTTTGGGTTCAGGAAAATGAAGAGACAAACGAACTCAGGAAAAAACTAGAAGAACTTTCACAGATGTATGAGTCCACAGTAGATGAACTCCAGACAGTGAAATTAGACTATGATGATCTGCTCCACCAAAAGGTGTGACCCCTAAACATCTGCTTACAGAAAGAATATCACACAATTAAGAGTTGGTCATATTCAAAACATCCAACTGGTGATTTCCGCTGGTGagtataaactaaaatttgttttaCATAGGAAAAACTTGGCGAAGAGGTGCGGGATATGAAGGAAAGGCTCCTTTtggaagaaaaacagagaaaggaAATGGAGAGTGAGCTTTCCAAACTAAAGAAGAATCTAAGGGAAAGTGAAATTGGTGTTGAGGTGGATTTACTATGAGATTGTTTCACCTGTTTAACATGCATTTGTACTTCATGGTCTTGCTAAGTCTGTTTCATTTCACAGGACAAGCGTG is part of the Raphanus sativus cultivar WK10039 chromosome 5, ASM80110v3, whole genome shotgun sequence genome and harbors:
- the LOC108856386 gene encoding kinesin-like protein KIN-UC produces the protein MTSSSNSSSTVRSSAKHAAERIQQHLPPSNPASLSSSSLNLPSKTSLVAPINHSPRPKDRPSSTISSVSAASPSARRSGTPVRRSQSKDFDDDNDPGRVRVSVRVRPRNGEELKSDADFADLVELQPEIKRLKLRKNNWNSESYRFDEVFTDTASQKRVYEGVAKPVVEGVLSGYNGTIMAYGQTGTGKTYTVGKIGKDDAAERGIMVRALEDILASASSDSSVSVEISFLQLYMETIQDLLAPEKNNISINEDGKTGEVSVPGATVVNIQDLDHFFQVLQVGETNRHAANTKMNTESSRSHAILTVYVRRAMNEKTETGTKSPKPESLGDRGIPRVRKSKLLIVDLAGSERINKSGTDGHLIEEAKFINLSLTSLGKCINALAEGSSHIPTRDSKLTRLLRDSFGGSARTSLIITIGPSARYHAETTSTIMFGQRAMKIVNMVKLKEEFDYESLCRKLETQVDHLTAEVERQTKLRNSEKHELEKRLRECENTFAEAEKITARSKFLEKENARLELRMKELLKDLEMQKDQCDLMRDKASQLEMNLKKTKQQQLESSAYKEKLADASQVYEKKIADLVQRVEDEQARSTKAEHQLNEMKNVLSNQQKSIHEQEIGNYQYQRELAEATYTYESKIAELQKKLEDEHARSNSAEEQLRQMKRIISDRQVLSQENEETNELRKKLEELSQMYESTVDELQTVKLDYDDLLHQKEKLGEEVRDMKERLLLEEKQRKEMESELSKLKKNLRESEIGVEDKRVKEDLPKGPSESGALTSSQRAQGLKKSLSGQRATMARLCEEVGVQKILHLIKSEDLEVQIQAVKVVANLAAEESNQVKIVEEGGVEALLMLVQSSQNSTILRVASGAIANLAMNEKSQDLIMNKGGAQLLAKMVTKTDDPQTLRMVAGALANLCGNEKFLKLLKEEEGIKGLLTMAQSGNIDIVAQVARGMANFAKCETREIMQGRRKGRSLLLEEGALEWLTSNSHIESASTQRHIELALCHLAQNEANANDFKRTGSVTEIVRISVESSRDDIRSLAKKILRSNPHFSS